A portion of the Lolium rigidum isolate FL_2022 chromosome 1, APGP_CSIRO_Lrig_0.1, whole genome shotgun sequence genome contains these proteins:
- the LOC124684336 gene encoding phospholipase D Z-like, giving the protein MAPLTRRRLLVVVVLLSVLAVAALPAAAAATSCRAWLVQSIPTDMPHLRRVPGVLSTADVLQWLSGNATKNLDILAQYWQLLAQPKNPKSGDYGFSESDMARFGAEQGLQVYKALENAADRKVKIRIVQHSGFAPEFDQESADLAAGRPNVQNATLLFEDWWGSGVLHAKVWISDKKDLYIGSANNDWKSLTQVKELGIYFTSCPQIAKTVEVYFQNLWTLSTLNSTTYTKVALDKQWQTSRKVPCWSHFLQPKDRCRSPLPLSVDVPYVDGYPSLANPKLLDVLIETPGLKSSNKEHYFSYLSFAPPELSFDKFQADEQGWVDTIKSVNSGGMVRINTMDWLGQSQYAPQTVFWPSLSSAISEVIISKNATVRILVAYWTHFIPNTENYLKSLLYSNILCASSKYNHCGGKVEIRYYVVPGYNSTGPALSQGAATGNLYPDFTRVNHGKYAVSDTRANIGTSNLIWDYFYTTAGVSFGTYNPSIVSQLQDVFDADWDSPYTVPVKPLQASV; this is encoded by the exons ATGGCTCCTCTAACTCGCCGCCGCCTcctagtcgtcgtcgtcctcctctccgTCCTCGCCGTTGCCGCTCTGCCAGCGGCGGCCGCAGCAACCTCGTGCAGGGCGTGGCTGGTGCAGTCCATCCCCACCGACATGCCCCACCTCCGCCGCGTCCCGGGGGTCCTCTCCACAG CGGACGTGCTCCAGTGGCTCTCAGGGAATGCGACGAAGAACCTGGATATCCTTGCGCAGTACTGGCAGTTACTAGCGCAGCCAAAGAACCCAAAATCAGGGGACTACGGGTTCTCCGAGAGTGACATGGCAAGATTTGGGGCCGAACAGGGGCTCCAGGTTTACAAGGCACTGGAGAATGCTGCAGATCGTAAGGTCAAAATCAG GATTGTGCAGCACTCTGGATTTGCACCTGAATTCGACCAAGAGAGCGCTGATCTCGCTGCAGGAAGACCAAATGTTCAGAATGCAACCTTGCTTTTTGAGGATTGGTGGGGATCTGGCGTTCTGCATGCAAAAGTATGGATATCCGACAAAAAAGATTTGTATATTGGATCTGCAAACAATGATTGGAAGTCCCTCACCCAG GTGAAGGAGCTTGGGATTTATTTTACTAGTTGTCCACAGATAGCAAAAACTGTTGAAGTATATTTTCAAAATCTTTGGACACTTTCAACGCTGAATTCAACCACTTACACTAAAGTTGCCTTGGATAAGCAGTGGCAGACTTCTAGAAAAGTGCCATGCTGGTCGCATTTCCTACAACCAAAAGATAGATGCAG GTCACCACTGCCCCTTTCTGTCGATGTCCCATATGTGGATGGCTATCCATCACTTGCCAATCCTAAACTGCTTGATGTTTTAATCGAAACCCCTGGGCTCAAGAGTTCCAATAAAGAACACTACTTCAGCTATCTTTCGTTTGCTCCACCTGAG CTGTCATTTGACAAGTTCCAGGCAGATGAGCAAGGTTGGGTTGACACCATCAAATCTGTCAATTCTGGGGGAATGGTGCGGATAAATACTATGGATTGGCTTGGACAGTCGCAATATGCTCCTCAAACTGTGTTCTGGCCATCGTTGTCATCAGCTATATCTGAG GTAATAATCTCCAAGAACGCAACTGTGAGGATCCTTGTCGCCTACTGGACACACTTCATCCCGAACACCGAAAACTACCTGAAGAGCCTCCTATACTCAAACATCCTCTGCGCATCCTCCAAGTACAACCACTGCGGTGGCAAGGTCGAGATCAGGTACTACGTGGTTCCTGGGTACAACTCTACCGGGCCCGCGTTGTCCCAGGGCGCCGCGACAGGGAACCTTTACCCCGACTTCACCCGGGTGAACCACGGCAAGTACGCCGTCAGCGACACGAGGGCCAACATCGGCACCAGCAACCTCATCTGGGACTACTTCTACACCACAGCCGGGGTGAGCTTTGGGACGTACAACCCCTCCATCGTCTCGCAGCTGCAAGATGTGTTTGATGCGGACTGGGATTCTCCGTATACTGTACCGGTTAAACCTCTGCAGGCATCGGTGTAG